One genomic region from Phorcysia thermohydrogeniphila encodes:
- the argB gene encoding acetylglutamate kinase: MEELIEKATVLLEALPYIRKFYGKTVVIKYGGNAMVDDELKSAFAEDVVLLKYIGINPVVVHGGGPQIGEFLKKLNIPTRFVGGMRVTDRETMNVVEMVLVGKVNKEIVKLINSHGGSAVGLSGKDGNLIVAEKIDSRKYLSEVKAPEIIDLGFVGKVKKVNPEIVIKLLESKFIPVIAPVGIGEDYEAYNINADLVAGEVAAALKAEKLVMLTDVEGIKDRSGNLIRSISRQELSSLIEDGTVSGGMIPKVKACEIALTGGVKKAHIIDGRVKHSVLLEIFTQEGIGTEII; this comes from the coding sequence ATGGAAGAACTCATAGAAAAGGCTACGGTTCTGCTGGAAGCCCTTCCCTACATAAGGAAGTTTTACGGTAAGACGGTTGTTATCAAGTACGGCGGTAATGCAATGGTTGACGACGAGTTAAAGAGTGCCTTTGCCGAGGATGTTGTTCTTCTCAAGTACATTGGAATTAACCCGGTTGTCGTTCACGGCGGGGGACCTCAGATAGGGGAGTTCCTAAAGAAGCTCAACATTCCTACTCGCTTTGTTGGTGGTATGAGGGTTACAGATAGGGAAACTATGAACGTCGTTGAAATGGTTCTCGTTGGAAAGGTTAACAAGGAAATCGTTAAGCTCATAAACTCCCACGGCGGAAGTGCCGTTGGTCTTTCTGGCAAGGACGGCAACTTGATAGTCGCCGAAAAGATAGACTCTCGGAAGTACCTTTCAGAGGTAAAAGCACCTGAGATTATTGACCTTGGTTTTGTTGGAAAGGTTAAAAAGGTCAACCCAGAGATTGTCATAAAGCTTCTTGAGTCTAAGTTTATACCTGTAATAGCTCCGGTTGGGATAGGGGAAGACTACGAGGCTTACAACATAAACGCAGACCTTGTTGCGGGGGAGGTTGCTGCAGCTTTGAAAGCTGAAAAACTGGTTATGCTTACAGACGTGGAGGGGATAAAGGACAGGTCGGGCAACCTTATTAGGTCTATTTCCCGTCAGGAACTTTCCTCTCTAATTGAGGACGGTACCGTTTCGGGGGGTATGATTCCGAAAGTGAAAGCTTGCGAGATAGCTCTTACTGGAGGGGTGAAAAAGGCTCACATCATTGACGGAAGAGTTAAGCACTCTGTCTTACTGGAGATATTTACGCAGGAAGGGATAGGGACGGAGATAATATAA
- a CDS encoding UbiX family flavin prenyltransferase codes for MERIVVGITGASGSIYGKRTVEVLVTHGYGVDLIFSETGKRVFEYETGLKPEEFVRELPKSQVNLFSPEDLFAPPSSGSYRTKGMVIIPCSAGTLGHIANGVTSNLIHRAADVTLKEKRPLVLVFRETPVNRIHVENMLKAIDAGATVLPACPGFYGKPSSLMELVDFVVEKALRLLTGRSFNLTEDWKGK; via the coding sequence GTGGAGAGAATAGTAGTAGGAATAACAGGCGCGAGCGGCTCTATTTACGGTAAAAGAACCGTTGAAGTCTTGGTAACTCACGGTTACGGCGTTGACCTGATATTCTCCGAGACGGGGAAGAGAGTATTTGAATATGAGACGGGACTAAAACCCGAGGAGTTTGTTAGGGAGCTCCCAAAAAGTCAGGTTAACCTCTTTAGTCCAGAAGACCTCTTTGCTCCCCCCTCAAGCGGCTCCTACAGAACCAAAGGAATGGTAATAATCCCGTGTTCAGCAGGAACCTTAGGGCACATAGCAAATGGAGTAACGAGCAACCTGATTCACAGAGCAGCCGATGTCACGCTTAAAGAGAAAAGACCTCTTGTCCTCGTTTTCAGGGAAACGCCGGTAAACAGAATTCACGTGGAGAACATGCTCAAAGCAATAGATGCAGGAGCTACCGTCCTCCCGGCATGTCCCGGCTTTTACGGCAAACCATCATCGCTTATGGAGCTCGTTGATTTCGTAGTTGAAAAGGCCTTAAGGTTACTTACCGGCAGAAGTTTTAACCTTACGGAAGACTGGAAAGGGAAGTAA